One genomic segment of Labilithrix sp. includes these proteins:
- a CDS encoding matrixin family metalloprotease: protein MAGRRSHRGRARRGALLAAALGLSFGLSLVLTSGGAHAFCRTRTEKVAADHDATKLGCKLDGVPLFWKNTCVGYSIQGSGSKRISYEEAANGMSQAFTRWTGATCPADANGRTRPSIDVRDLGPVDCARVEYVSGAANQNVIIFRDESWPHAKTTYGLVTTRFDAKTGELYGADMELNMFDMDPLAVRDPVAPNEYDFLSVATHEAGHFLGLNHSDVVDSTMYAYYGRGQTQQRILRPDDIEGICTIYRPDGVRTVLDQQVLAGGQCDPTPRGGYSTQCEEPSCAAAPGPPRRADTAWLVGLTALLHLARRSRFGSRNRMQGRR, encoded by the coding sequence ATGGCGGGGCGGCGGTCTCATCGCGGGCGCGCTCGGCGCGGCGCTCTTCTGGCGGCGGCGCTCGGCCTCTCGTTCGGCCTCTCGCTCGTCCTGACGAGCGGCGGCGCGCACGCGTTCTGCCGCACGCGCACGGAGAAGGTCGCGGCCGATCACGACGCGACGAAGCTCGGGTGCAAGCTCGACGGGGTCCCGCTCTTCTGGAAGAACACCTGCGTCGGGTACAGCATCCAGGGGAGCGGCTCGAAGCGGATCTCCTACGAGGAGGCGGCGAACGGGATGTCGCAAGCCTTCACGCGCTGGACGGGCGCGACGTGCCCCGCCGACGCGAACGGCCGCACGCGTCCGAGCATCGACGTGCGCGATCTCGGTCCCGTCGACTGCGCGCGCGTCGAGTACGTGTCGGGGGCGGCGAACCAGAACGTCATCATCTTCCGCGACGAGTCGTGGCCGCACGCGAAGACGACCTACGGCCTCGTGACGACGCGCTTCGACGCCAAGACCGGCGAGCTCTACGGCGCGGACATGGAGCTGAACATGTTCGACATGGATCCGCTCGCGGTCCGCGATCCCGTCGCGCCGAACGAGTACGACTTCCTCTCCGTCGCGACGCACGAGGCGGGGCACTTCCTCGGCTTGAACCACTCCGACGTGGTGGATTCGACGATGTACGCCTACTACGGGCGAGGCCAGACGCAGCAGCGCATCCTCCGCCCCGACGACATCGAAGGCATCTGCACGATCTACCGCCCCGACGGCGTCCGCACGGTGCTCGACCAGCAGGTCCTCGCCGGCGGCCAGTGCGACCCGACCCCGCGCGGCGGCTACAGCACGCAGTGCGAGGAGCCGAGCTGCGCGGCGGCTCCGGGCCCGCCACGCCGCGCCGACACCGCATGGCTCGTGGGCCTGACCGCGCTGCTCCATCTCGCACGCCGGTCACGCTTCGGATCGCGGAACCGGATGCAGGGGCGGCGGTAG
- a CDS encoding C-type lectin domain-containing protein — protein sequence MMHVRLVVSALLAGAACTTPDYKFAPDDAATTVVIVVPAEAGPSPDAEAAPPDAAPLEGFPIAIPTTGDFADDCAAATIPSANVQLVVGPSDGTRRCTIFFFNNPWGRSYADAKASCAELTHGAKVGALASFRGQDKADRVKAQFPKNMSPWIGLEVPPGADALDRQQWTWVSGEAYGYDGFRSGAPAGASCAHWISPQPPEANPKAEWEDLDCATTKGFLCEVDE from the coding sequence GTGATGCACGTCCGGCTCGTCGTCTCGGCGCTCCTCGCGGGCGCGGCCTGCACGACGCCGGACTACAAGTTCGCGCCGGACGACGCGGCGACGACGGTCGTCATCGTCGTGCCCGCCGAAGCGGGACCGAGCCCCGACGCCGAGGCGGCGCCGCCGGACGCCGCGCCGCTCGAAGGGTTCCCGATCGCGATCCCCACGACCGGCGACTTCGCGGACGACTGCGCGGCGGCGACGATCCCGTCGGCGAACGTGCAGCTCGTGGTCGGTCCGTCCGACGGCACGCGCCGCTGCACGATCTTCTTCTTCAACAACCCGTGGGGCCGGAGCTACGCCGACGCGAAGGCCTCGTGCGCAGAGCTCACGCACGGCGCGAAGGTCGGCGCGCTCGCGTCGTTCCGCGGTCAGGACAAGGCCGATCGGGTGAAGGCGCAGTTCCCGAAGAACATGTCGCCGTGGATCGGCCTCGAGGTGCCGCCCGGCGCCGACGCGCTCGATCGGCAGCAATGGACGTGGGTCTCGGGCGAGGCGTACGGCTACGACGGCTTCCGCAGCGGCGCGCCCGCCGGCGCGAGCTGCGCGCACTGGATCTCGCCGCAGCCGCCGGAGGCGAACCCGAAGGCGGAGTGGGAGGACCTCGACTGCGCCACGACGAAGGGCTTCCTTTGCGAGGTCGACGAGTAG
- a CDS encoding DUF4136 domain-containing protein: MRLPRIVCVVLVFVLAACAPSKDRVGTMQVTTHSAVISSVSGHKTYAFEATAPTPDGTVQWADAPQTLAIIRERIEGEMRARGYVLDPDPELLVRISLGVKKVLEEPKGMAAQHGAPSMTNDVTELHIDVFDRSNGGHLFHGSASDELHHREPDPDRIAKQVRLIMEPVPPTSR, from the coding sequence ATGCGTTTGCCGCGAATCGTCTGCGTCGTTCTCGTCTTCGTGCTCGCCGCGTGCGCGCCGAGCAAGGACCGCGTCGGGACGATGCAGGTGACGACGCACTCCGCCGTCATCTCGTCCGTCTCCGGACACAAGACCTACGCCTTCGAGGCGACCGCGCCGACGCCGGACGGCACCGTGCAGTGGGCGGACGCGCCGCAGACGCTCGCGATCATCCGCGAGCGCATCGAAGGCGAGATGCGGGCGCGCGGCTACGTGCTCGATCCCGATCCCGAGCTCCTCGTCCGGATCTCGCTCGGCGTGAAGAAGGTGCTCGAGGAGCCGAAGGGCATGGCGGCGCAGCACGGCGCGCCGTCGATGACGAACGACGTCACCGAGCTCCACATCGACGTGTTCGATCGCTCGAACGGCGGGCACCTCTTCCACGGCTCCGCCTCCGACGAGCTCCATCACCGCGAGCCCGATCCCGATCGCATCGCGAAGCAGGTGCGTCTCATCATGGAGCCGGTCCCGCCGACGTCGCGCTAA
- the ligA gene encoding NAD-dependent DNA ligase LigA: protein MAAANDRVTELEGLVKKYKDAYYNGQPLVSDAAYDELEDELRRLAPDSAALKSIGAPAPAGGEWPKARHAIPMGSLNKAVNEAELRQWAERCDKLGAEAGLAPITTSLLVTEKLDGLSLAVNYVDGRIAEAITRGDGHVGENITPNARRMQGVPSRLPEKLTVSIRGEIILKLSDVKRGFPGYVATPRNKAAGTSKRFDGEGCQYLTVMFYDLEGGPKEYATEEEKYEALSALGLIVPWFTVTDLEGALRVHQDYVASKRGALDYEIDGLVVRANDLRSQHLLGELGDRPRAAVAFKFPSLAKNSKVVAITWETGPSGRVTPIAQVEPVDIGGAIVQNVSLHNTSNVERLGVGVGDEVLVSRRNDVIPYLEEVVVKHGTVATPPEACVSCKQPLTRRGEYLQCTNKECFAIVTGRLRRWVGVQDILEWGEKLIVQLVEAGLVKEPADLYRLTVEQIAGLERRGELSAKKIVANLHARLPLTLPVFLASLGMEDFAFETAKLLVANGYDTLEKLFEAKEEEIAGLKGMGEIKAKSVVAGLAARRDEIGRLRAAGIEPVPPKTGGGLYGRSFCFTGTLPRPRKEYEELVEKHGGTLLAGVTKDLDFLVLADPGSGSTKAEKAKKYGTACIDADQFMALVARAEAGEHIESPRAAAAAAAAAEPAEPKPKKARAKKKTVSAPEEEP from the coding sequence ATGGCCGCCGCGAACGACCGGGTGACGGAGCTCGAGGGGCTCGTCAAGAAGTACAAGGACGCCTACTACAACGGGCAGCCGCTCGTCTCGGACGCCGCGTACGACGAGCTCGAGGACGAGCTTCGCCGCCTCGCGCCCGACAGCGCGGCGCTGAAGAGCATCGGCGCGCCGGCGCCGGCGGGCGGCGAGTGGCCGAAGGCGCGCCACGCGATCCCGATGGGCTCGCTCAACAAGGCGGTCAACGAGGCGGAGCTCCGGCAATGGGCCGAGCGATGCGACAAGCTCGGCGCGGAGGCGGGGCTCGCGCCGATCACGACCTCGCTCCTCGTCACCGAGAAGCTCGACGGCCTCTCCCTCGCGGTGAACTACGTCGACGGCCGCATCGCGGAGGCGATCACGCGCGGCGACGGCCACGTCGGCGAGAACATCACGCCCAACGCGCGGCGGATGCAGGGCGTGCCTTCGCGCTTGCCCGAGAAGCTCACCGTGTCGATCCGCGGCGAGATCATCCTGAAGCTCTCCGACGTGAAGCGCGGGTTCCCCGGCTACGTCGCGACGCCGCGCAACAAGGCGGCGGGCACGTCGAAGCGCTTCGACGGCGAGGGCTGCCAGTACCTCACGGTGATGTTCTACGACCTCGAAGGCGGACCGAAGGAGTACGCGACGGAAGAGGAGAAGTACGAGGCGCTCTCGGCGCTCGGGCTCATCGTGCCGTGGTTCACGGTGACGGACCTCGAGGGCGCGCTCAGGGTGCATCAGGACTACGTCGCGTCGAAGCGCGGCGCGCTCGACTACGAGATCGACGGCCTCGTCGTGCGCGCGAACGACCTCCGCTCGCAGCACCTCCTCGGCGAGCTCGGCGATCGCCCGCGCGCGGCGGTGGCGTTCAAGTTCCCGTCGCTGGCGAAGAACAGCAAGGTCGTCGCGATCACGTGGGAGACGGGGCCCTCCGGCCGCGTCACGCCGATCGCGCAGGTCGAGCCGGTCGACATCGGCGGCGCGATCGTGCAGAACGTGTCCTTGCATAATACATCCAACGTCGAGCGCCTCGGGGTCGGGGTCGGCGACGAGGTCCTCGTCTCGCGCCGCAACGACGTGATCCCCTACCTCGAGGAGGTCGTCGTCAAGCACGGCACCGTCGCGACGCCGCCGGAAGCGTGCGTCTCCTGCAAGCAGCCGCTCACCCGCCGCGGCGAGTACCTGCAATGCACGAACAAGGAGTGCTTCGCGATCGTCACCGGCCGTCTCCGGCGCTGGGTCGGCGTGCAGGACATCCTCGAGTGGGGCGAGAAGCTGATCGTCCAGCTCGTGGAGGCGGGCCTGGTGAAGGAGCCGGCCGATCTGTACCGCCTCACGGTGGAGCAGATCGCGGGCCTCGAGCGGCGCGGCGAGCTCTCGGCGAAGAAGATCGTCGCGAACCTCCACGCGCGGCTGCCGCTCACGCTCCCGGTGTTCCTCGCGTCGCTCGGGATGGAGGACTTCGCGTTCGAGACGGCGAAGCTCCTCGTCGCGAACGGCTACGACACGCTCGAGAAGCTCTTCGAGGCGAAGGAGGAGGAGATCGCGGGTCTGAAGGGGATGGGCGAGATCAAGGCGAAGAGCGTGGTCGCCGGCCTCGCGGCGCGTCGCGACGAGATCGGGCGCCTGCGCGCGGCGGGCATCGAGCCGGTGCCGCCGAAGACGGGCGGCGGCCTCTACGGCCGGAGCTTCTGCTTCACCGGCACGCTGCCGCGTCCGCGCAAGGAGTACGAGGAGCTCGTCGAGAAGCACGGCGGCACGCTGCTCGCCGGCGTCACGAAGGACCTCGATTTCCTCGTCCTCGCCGATCCGGGCTCGGGGTCGACGAAGGCGGAGAAGGCGAAGAAGTACGGCACCGCCTGCATCGACGCGGATCAGTTCATGGCGCTCGTCGCGCGCGCGGAGGCGGGCGAGCACATCGAGAGCCCGCGCGCCGCGGCGGCGGCAGCGGCGGCCGCCGAGCCGGCCGAGCCCAAACCGAAGAAGGCGCGGGCGAAGAAGAAGACCGTCTCGGCCCCCGAGGAGGAGCCGTGA
- a CDS encoding sigma-54-dependent Fis family transcriptional regulator → MSDGGLTLRLGGAAATSLPSELRVTVLEGRGANAATFTSNGPSLTVGRTAAADVWLDDPAVSAFHVELTSTPAGIAIKDAGSSNGTFVGGGIRVIEAVVPPGSVIVVGTTTLRVDRVDGGPRTAAPELASFGRMRASSAIMRSLFAVLARVAPTELSILIEGQTGTGKELVAEAIHHASPRAKGPFIILDCTSVPRALAESVLFGHERGAFTGADDARPGVFEAAEGGTVFIDEIGELPLDLQPKLLRVLEKREVARVGQSYARPVNVRVLAATWRDLRKMVNAGTFREDLYFRIAQARVGIPPLGERIDDIPALVYHFLQTLPPKAPGARMITREALEDLKTRPWPGNVRELRSTVERAAMLAQGAAITPADLGFERLISVERTKAASPGAAAASAAAENEDLPDFKQAKRSLVDDFERGYLASLLERSGDNLTRASAISGIERHHLRDLLRKHGLRGT, encoded by the coding sequence GTGAGTGACGGCGGCCTTACCCTACGGCTCGGCGGCGCAGCAGCGACGTCGCTCCCCTCCGAGCTTCGCGTCACCGTGCTGGAAGGACGCGGCGCCAACGCGGCGACGTTCACCTCGAACGGCCCCTCGCTCACGGTCGGTCGCACCGCGGCGGCGGACGTGTGGCTCGACGATCCCGCCGTCTCCGCGTTCCACGTCGAGCTGACGAGCACGCCGGCCGGCATCGCGATCAAGGACGCCGGCAGCAGCAACGGCACCTTCGTCGGCGGCGGCATCCGCGTGATCGAGGCGGTCGTGCCGCCGGGCTCCGTCATCGTCGTCGGCACCACCACGCTGCGGGTCGATCGCGTCGACGGCGGACCGCGCACCGCCGCGCCCGAGCTCGCGAGCTTCGGCCGTATGCGCGCGTCGAGCGCGATCATGCGCTCGCTGTTCGCCGTCCTCGCGCGCGTCGCGCCGACGGAGCTCTCGATCCTGATCGAGGGACAGACCGGCACCGGCAAGGAGCTCGTCGCGGAGGCGATCCATCACGCGAGCCCGCGCGCGAAGGGGCCGTTCATCATCCTCGACTGCACGTCGGTCCCGCGCGCCCTCGCCGAGTCGGTCCTCTTCGGTCACGAGCGCGGCGCGTTCACCGGCGCCGACGACGCGCGCCCCGGCGTCTTCGAGGCGGCCGAGGGCGGCACCGTCTTCATCGACGAGATCGGCGAGCTCCCGCTCGACCTCCAGCCGAAGCTGCTCCGCGTCCTCGAGAAGCGCGAGGTGGCGCGCGTGGGTCAGTCGTACGCGCGCCCCGTCAACGTGCGCGTGCTCGCCGCGACGTGGCGCGACCTCCGCAAGATGGTCAACGCCGGCACCTTCCGCGAGGACCTCTACTTCCGGATCGCGCAGGCGCGCGTCGGCATCCCGCCGCTCGGCGAGCGCATCGATGACATCCCTGCCCTCGTCTATCACTTCCTCCAGACGCTCCCGCCGAAGGCCCCGGGCGCGCGCATGATCACCCGCGAGGCGCTCGAGGACCTGAAGACGCGACCGTGGCCCGGCAACGTGCGCGAGCTCCGGAGCACGGTCGAGCGCGCGGCGATGCTCGCGCAGGGCGCCGCGATCACGCCGGCCGACCTCGGCTTCGAGCGCCTCATCTCGGTCGAGCGCACGAAGGCGGCGTCGCCGGGCGCGGCGGCCGCGAGCGCGGCGGCGGAGAACGAGGACCTCCCCGACTTCAAGCAGGCGAAGCGATCGCTCGTCGACGACTTCGAGCGCGGGTACCTCGCCTCGCTGCTCGAGCGCAGCGGCGACAACCTCACGCGCGCGTCCGCGATCTCGGGGATCGAGCGGCATCACCTCCGCGACCTCCTGCGGAAGCACGGCCTCCGCGGGACGTGA
- a CDS encoding serine/threonine protein kinase: MPARGPQPGDLIGERFRLELMIGTGGMGAVWSAAVEGSDERAAVKFLHSQLASDPLLVQRFLLEARAGMEIEHPNVVRVIAQGFVEASEPHGDPAPWLAMELLDGRPLGDALRLRGRVEAVDALAILADVTAGIAAAHAKGIVHRDIKPGNVFLQQTEEGIVAKVLDFGISKYVDPAMDGGLTSTGAVVGSALYMSPEQAAGGYNVDPRTDVWSLGVMLYRMLTGEHPLPAGGQQEVMVALGSPKELDLSALRHPRIPPAAAEIVRRCLRKKREERVASAIELEPELRAALKLEIARARTPDIDDLLRPASSRATVIAAPPGAEREPATSATAPTGFVVDAIDTASPASLPPLTPASPGAERGPVTSATAPAGFAIDTASPLPAAPPAPRRPPASPAWVAKAGAIVVGIGIVVIAGSIYRLRAATPAAPEVPPPPASIVVTPAPSPPASASAEEDEIEELDTLVSAHSSTARPSARPARPRPRPKPSAAPSVDPWRRPGF, encoded by the coding sequence ATGCCCGCGCGCGGTCCGCAGCCCGGGGACCTCATCGGCGAGCGCTTCCGGCTCGAGCTCATGATCGGCACCGGCGGCATGGGCGCGGTGTGGAGCGCCGCGGTCGAGGGCTCCGACGAGCGGGCGGCGGTGAAGTTCTTGCATTCGCAGCTCGCGTCGGATCCGCTCCTCGTGCAGCGGTTCCTCCTCGAGGCGCGCGCGGGGATGGAGATCGAGCATCCGAACGTCGTGCGTGTCATCGCGCAGGGGTTCGTCGAGGCGAGCGAGCCGCACGGCGATCCCGCTCCGTGGCTCGCGATGGAGCTCCTCGACGGCAGGCCGCTCGGCGACGCGCTCCGCCTCCGCGGCCGGGTGGAGGCGGTCGACGCGCTCGCGATCCTCGCCGACGTCACGGCCGGCATCGCCGCCGCCCACGCGAAGGGGATCGTCCATCGCGACATCAAGCCGGGCAACGTGTTCCTCCAGCAGACGGAGGAGGGCATCGTCGCGAAGGTGCTCGACTTCGGGATCTCGAAGTACGTCGATCCGGCGATGGACGGCGGGCTCACGTCGACCGGCGCCGTCGTCGGCTCTGCGCTCTACATGAGCCCGGAGCAAGCGGCGGGCGGGTACAACGTGGACCCGCGGACCGACGTCTGGTCGCTCGGGGTGATGCTCTATCGCATGCTCACGGGGGAGCACCCGCTGCCCGCCGGCGGACAGCAGGAGGTGATGGTCGCGCTCGGCTCGCCGAAGGAGCTCGATCTGAGCGCGCTCCGTCATCCGCGCATCCCGCCCGCGGCGGCGGAGATCGTGCGGCGGTGCCTGCGGAAGAAGCGCGAGGAGCGCGTCGCGTCGGCGATCGAGCTCGAGCCCGAGCTCCGCGCCGCGCTCAAGCTCGAGATCGCGCGCGCGCGGACGCCCGACATCGACGACCTGCTGCGCCCCGCGTCGTCACGCGCGACGGTCATCGCGGCGCCCCCGGGCGCGGAGCGCGAGCCGGCCACCTCCGCGACCGCGCCGACGGGCTTCGTCGTCGACGCGATCGACACGGCGTCGCCCGCGTCGCTGCCGCCTCTGACACCCGCGTCGCCCGGCGCGGAGCGCGGGCCGGTCACGTCCGCGACGGCGCCGGCGGGCTTCGCGATCGACACCGCGTCGCCGCTGCCGGCGGCTCCGCCAGCGCCGCGCCGTCCGCCGGCGTCACCGGCGTGGGTCGCGAAGGCGGGGGCGATCGTCGTCGGGATCGGCATCGTCGTGATCGCCGGATCGATCTATCGCCTGCGCGCCGCGACGCCGGCCGCGCCGGAGGTGCCGCCTCCGCCGGCGTCGATCGTCGTCACCCCGGCGCCGTCGCCGCCGGCGTCGGCGTCCGCGGAAGAAGACGAGATCGAGGAGCTCGACACGCTGGTGAGCGCGCACTCTTCGACCGCGCGTCCGAGCGCGCGGCCCGCGCGACCGCGGCCGCGCCCGAAGCCGTCCGCCGCGCCGAGCGTGGATCCGTGGCGACGGCCCGGCTTCTGA
- a CDS encoding ATP-grasp domain-containing protein, producing the protein MRVVLLSPSYPAEMINFSRGLAEVGAAVYGVGDTPRDSLPQRVKPYLADYLQVPRIMDEQDVIQRVTDWMRGRHVDRVLTNWEPLVMLAARMRERWGIAGMSADVVRGFRDKQLMKERIAAAGLRVPKSRRVHTAKDVFETVEELGYPIILKPIAGAGCADTFHIRDKSELDAALRAMGGRNEASCEEYIDGEEFTYDTLCIDGRPMMENVTQYIPKPLVARTVEWISPIGISIRDTKQEKLAGGIELGRGVLKALQMGDGFTHMEWYLTPKGEAVFGEIACRPGGAGLVDQMNYTYDADFFREWARIACWHHYEGPFERKYNVGLIFKRAQGWGTIQRIEGLRKWLHDCRGWVVEDKLLRPGTPRRDWKQTQVSDGHLMVRHPDFDTALGMARDAAANIKMYAS; encoded by the coding sequence ATGCGCGTCGTTCTTCTGTCGCCGTCGTACCCCGCCGAGATGATCAATTTTTCGCGCGGCCTCGCCGAGGTCGGCGCGGCGGTCTATGGCGTGGGCGACACCCCGCGCGACTCGCTCCCGCAGCGCGTGAAGCCGTACCTCGCGGACTACCTGCAGGTGCCGCGCATCATGGACGAGCAGGACGTGATCCAGCGCGTGACCGACTGGATGCGGGGGCGGCACGTCGATCGGGTGCTCACGAACTGGGAGCCGCTCGTCATGCTCGCCGCGCGCATGCGCGAGCGCTGGGGCATCGCGGGCATGAGCGCCGACGTGGTGCGCGGCTTCCGCGACAAGCAGCTGATGAAGGAGCGCATCGCGGCGGCGGGCCTTCGCGTGCCGAAGTCACGCCGCGTCCACACCGCGAAGGACGTCTTCGAGACGGTCGAGGAGCTCGGCTACCCGATCATCCTGAAGCCGATCGCGGGCGCGGGATGCGCGGACACGTTCCACATCCGCGACAAGTCCGAGCTCGACGCGGCGCTCCGCGCGATGGGCGGCCGCAACGAGGCGAGCTGCGAGGAGTACATCGACGGCGAGGAGTTCACCTACGACACGCTCTGCATCGACGGCCGCCCGATGATGGAGAACGTGACGCAGTACATCCCGAAGCCGCTCGTCGCGCGCACGGTGGAGTGGATCAGCCCGATCGGCATCTCGATCCGCGACACGAAGCAGGAGAAGCTCGCGGGCGGCATCGAGCTCGGTCGCGGCGTCCTCAAGGCGCTCCAGATGGGCGACGGCTTCACGCACATGGAGTGGTACCTGACGCCGAAGGGCGAGGCGGTCTTCGGCGAGATCGCGTGCCGTCCCGGCGGCGCGGGCCTGGTCGATCAGATGAACTACACCTACGACGCGGACTTCTTCCGCGAGTGGGCGCGCATCGCGTGCTGGCACCACTACGAGGGCCCGTTCGAGCGGAAGTACAACGTCGGCCTCATCTTCAAGCGCGCGCAGGGCTGGGGCACGATCCAGCGCATCGAGGGCTTGCGGAAGTGGCTCCACGACTGCCGCGGCTGGGTCGTCGAGGACAAGCTCCTCCGCCCCGGCACCCCGCGCCGCGACTGGAAGCAGACGCAGGTGAGCGACGGCCACCTGATGGTCCGTCACCCGGACTTCGACACCGCCCTCGGCATGGCGCGCGACGCCGCCGCGAACATCAAGATGTACGCGTCCTGA
- a CDS encoding beta-ketoacyl-ACP synthase III, with protein MRIAITGTGLFTPPHSISNDELVAAFNTWVDAENAKHADAIANGDKKALERSSAEFITSASGIGRRYAMDRTGILDPNVMRPHIAERSNDAQSIQCEMSVAAAKDAMAQAGVGPEDVGAVIVACSNQQRAYPAISVEVQEALGTKGFAFDMNVACSSATFGINVAHDLVKAGSVKRALVVSPEICTGHLNFRDRESHFIFGDACTAVVVEDLEASSAKEAWEIVGTRLATKYSNNIRNNAGFLGRCAPEHRDDADKLFVQRGRAVFKEVSPMVADLIASHLESTGIAPTAIRRMWLHQANGTMNQWIARKILGRDATAEESPSVLEEYANTSSCGSIITFHKHRAGLAAGDVGVICSFGAGYSVGSVIVKKTRGAHAAT; from the coding sequence ATGCGCATCGCCATCACGGGCACCGGCCTCTTCACCCCTCCGCACTCGATCTCGAACGACGAGCTCGTCGCCGCGTTCAACACCTGGGTCGACGCCGAGAACGCGAAGCACGCGGACGCGATCGCGAACGGCGACAAGAAGGCGCTCGAGAGATCCTCCGCCGAGTTCATCACGAGCGCGTCCGGCATCGGCCGCCGCTACGCGATGGACCGCACCGGCATCCTCGACCCGAACGTGATGCGCCCCCACATCGCGGAGCGCTCGAACGACGCGCAGTCGATCCAGTGCGAGATGTCCGTCGCCGCGGCGAAGGACGCGATGGCGCAAGCCGGCGTCGGCCCCGAGGACGTCGGCGCCGTCATCGTCGCGTGCTCGAACCAGCAGCGCGCCTACCCCGCGATCAGCGTCGAGGTCCAGGAGGCGCTCGGCACGAAGGGCTTCGCGTTCGACATGAACGTCGCGTGCTCCTCCGCCACCTTCGGCATCAACGTCGCGCACGACCTCGTGAAGGCGGGCAGCGTGAAGCGCGCGCTCGTCGTCTCCCCAGAGATCTGCACCGGCCACCTCAACTTCCGCGACCGCGAGAGCCACTTCATCTTCGGTGACGCGTGCACCGCCGTCGTCGTCGAGGACCTCGAAGCGTCGAGCGCGAAGGAGGCCTGGGAGATCGTCGGCACGCGCCTCGCGACGAAGTACTCGAACAACATCCGCAACAACGCGGGCTTCCTCGGCCGCTGCGCGCCGGAGCACCGCGACGACGCGGACAAGCTCTTCGTCCAGCGCGGCCGCGCGGTGTTCAAGGAGGTCTCCCCCATGGTCGCCGACCTCATCGCGAGCCACCTCGAGAGCACCGGCATCGCGCCGACCGCGATCCGCCGCATGTGGCTCCACCAGGCGAACGGCACGATGAACCAGTGGATCGCGCGCAAGATCCTCGGCCGCGACGCGACCGCGGAAGAGTCCCCCTCCGTCCTCGAGGAGTACGCGAACACGAGCTCCTGCGGCTCGATCATCACCTTCCACAAACACCGCGCCGGCCTCGCCGCCGGCGACGTCGGCGTCATCTGCTCGTTCGGCGCCGGCTACTCCGTCGGCAGCGTCATCGTGAAGAAGACACGAGGCGCACACGCCGCGACCTGA